One window from the genome of Armatimonadota bacterium encodes:
- a CDS encoding CHAT domain-containing protein: MKRIKIEVHHVENNIELKVAGGAIAPRTIQEEWSKGEMLPSVEALTSDAKDSLFELLKSGSGDRSDLAQHLLNVLIDPGQQADVFGTGPGPRVDLAIEMDFDDPLAAIPWELVLSAKVGSKTLAQLGATVTRLVRSEAPAPVPFERPIKVLFVSGTPIDDPAVKAGTEFYCIARNFTLGKRPFRTRLVVHASLDELVAAAKELEPHVIHFAGHGEFGAAGASIQLRDPTPGSDFMRVTPEQLIAELKGILPTMMILSACQTGNTQPFGAGETASFAAQLVKGGIPIVAAMAGKITDLATRTFTRSLMTALVNGEPIVEVTGMARQKVFNEVNASGEWIYPGLFCAPSVPVNFTIGSAQVTEEEERLQKRIDRFVETDRFEPHLCLRENVWAAYANVLNGKALPSLHIFGGTNMGKSRILRELARQAVREGHLAIGISPDFVTGASDTTSLRIAGAFLQALNFAVADLGIGEEVELEYMVQASRQNINEIPPPPGTKSVFRNRGQEIRKVAAVFEFELQRILELAIEKGLLPPTSKPIVFIDDLHKMPEEFLQTLFLENGTVHLNGWAIIGTNPIPFFSTSDMSELAKVYRAAFGEKCDFVEIGPFAMADDADILAYERILMNPFHRPSCKFKDADKVFALTEKFFTDTSGDADDVRDNFRVHIRHDLINLKLPGLYAAARVARAAEYMTSSTENALLQALGMWEAK, from the coding sequence ATGAAACGTATCAAGATCGAGGTCCACCACGTCGAGAACAATATCGAGCTGAAGGTCGCGGGCGGGGCCATTGCCCCCCGTACCATTCAGGAGGAGTGGTCCAAGGGCGAAATGCTTCCTTCGGTCGAAGCCCTTACGAGTGACGCCAAGGACTCTCTGTTCGAATTACTGAAGTCCGGCTCGGGTGACCGTTCCGATCTCGCCCAGCACCTGCTGAACGTCCTGATCGATCCCGGCCAGCAAGCGGACGTATTTGGCACCGGCCCTGGACCTCGTGTCGATCTCGCCATCGAAATGGATTTCGACGATCCCCTCGCCGCCATCCCGTGGGAATTGGTCTTGAGTGCCAAGGTCGGAAGCAAGACCCTGGCTCAGCTTGGCGCAACCGTGACTCGGCTGGTTCGTAGCGAGGCTCCGGCCCCCGTTCCCTTCGAGCGGCCGATCAAAGTCCTCTTCGTTTCCGGAACGCCCATCGACGATCCCGCCGTGAAGGCGGGCACCGAGTTTTATTGCATCGCCCGTAACTTCACCCTGGGCAAGCGCCCCTTTCGAACCAGGTTGGTGGTGCACGCCAGCCTGGACGAACTCGTGGCCGCCGCCAAGGAACTCGAGCCCCACGTCATCCATTTCGCCGGACACGGCGAATTCGGCGCGGCTGGAGCGTCGATCCAACTACGCGACCCAACCCCGGGGAGCGACTTCATGAGGGTTACGCCCGAACAACTCATCGCCGAGCTGAAGGGCATTCTGCCCACGATGATGATCCTCAGCGCGTGCCAAACTGGAAATACCCAGCCATTTGGCGCGGGGGAAACCGCCTCGTTTGCGGCTCAGTTGGTAAAGGGTGGCATCCCCATCGTGGCGGCGATGGCGGGAAAGATCACGGATTTGGCCACCCGCACCTTCACCCGAAGCCTCATGACCGCACTGGTGAACGGAGAACCGATCGTCGAGGTGACGGGCATGGCCAGACAGAAAGTTTTCAATGAAGTCAACGCATCGGGCGAGTGGATCTACCCCGGCCTCTTTTGCGCCCCATCCGTTCCGGTGAACTTCACGATCGGCTCCGCCCAAGTCACCGAGGAGGAAGAACGGTTGCAAAAGAGAATCGACCGTTTTGTCGAAACAGATCGTTTCGAACCTCACCTTTGCCTAAGAGAAAATGTTTGGGCCGCCTATGCCAACGTGCTGAATGGGAAAGCGTTGCCTAGCCTCCACATCTTTGGAGGCACTAATATGGGTAAGTCACGTATCTTGCGCGAGCTTGCCCGACAAGCTGTTCGAGAAGGACACTTAGCCATTGGAATTTCGCCAGACTTTGTGACCGGGGCGTCCGATACCACATCGCTGCGCATTGCAGGGGCATTTCTACAGGCACTAAACTTTGCCGTCGCTGACTTGGGAATAGGAGAGGAAGTCGAACTCGAATATATGGTACAAGCCAGCAGACAGAACATTAACGAGATACCGCCACCGCCCGGAACGAAAAGCGTGTTTCGCAACCGCGGTCAGGAGATCCGCAAGGTAGCTGCCGTCTTTGAATTTGAATTGCAGCGGATATTAGAACTAGCCATTGAAAAGGGACTGTTGCCACCGACATCCAAGCCTATTGTCTTCATCGACGATCTCCACAAGATGCCGGAGGAATTTCTTCAGACACTTTTCCTGGAGAATGGCACTGTCCATCTCAACGGTTGGGCCATAATCGGCACCAATCCGATTCCTTTCTTTTCGACATCGGATATGAGTGAACTCGCCAAGGTTTACCGTGCTGCGTTTGGGGAAAAGTGTGATTTCGTGGAAATTGGACCCTTCGCAATGGCCGATGATGCAGACATCTTGGCGTACGAACGCATCTTGATGAACCCATTTCATCGACCCAGTTGCAAATTCAAGGACGCAGACAAGGTTTTCGCATTGACTGAGAAGTTCTTTACAGATACTAGTGGAGATGCGGATGATGTCCGCGATAACTTTCGCGTACATATCCGTCACGATTTGATAAATCTCAAACTTCCGGGACTTTACGCCGCCGCCCGCGTTGCTCGGGCGGCCGAGTATATGACCAGTTCGACAGAGAACGCATTACTACAGGCTCTTGGCATGTGGGAGGCGAAATGA
- a CDS encoding SDR family NAD(P)-dependent oxidoreductase, whose product MVGTVDPSLRRVCILTGAGGELGNTFCSLFAEHYNIVAVCRNRVPYVSTQKQAFVDPLRPMEDVAENSSKVYEVRADLNSDSDLERVVEASLARFGRIDLVVNAAADMDHRFLVESGKSVDALKRQAAVNIEAPLRLALLTAKMFWRARDLENSALGRGVINISSISGMQVFPNMGQSSYSASKAGLNFLTMHLADEFRAFGIKVNAIAPDAFPSRIATSRVAEAIVRLDSSEVTGKILVIEPSGEQLI is encoded by the coding sequence ATGGTAGGGACCGTCGATCCTTCGCTCCGTAGGGTTTGTATCCTGACCGGCGCGGGCGGAGAACTCGGAAACACGTTTTGTAGTCTCTTTGCAGAGCACTACAACATCGTTGCGGTTTGTCGAAATAGGGTGCCGTACGTTTCAACCCAGAAGCAGGCTTTTGTGGACCCTCTTCGCCCCATGGAGGACGTGGCCGAGAACAGCTCTAAAGTCTACGAAGTGCGGGCTGACCTAAACTCGGACAGCGATCTTGAGAGGGTGGTTGAGGCATCGCTGGCGCGATTCGGACGAATCGATCTTGTTGTCAACGCGGCAGCGGATATGGACCATCGATTTTTGGTTGAGTCAGGCAAGTCGGTCGATGCCCTCAAGCGTCAAGCCGCCGTCAACATCGAAGCGCCGCTTCGGTTGGCTTTATTGACGGCAAAGATGTTCTGGCGTGCGAGAGACCTCGAAAACAGTGCCTTAGGGCGAGGAGTCATCAACATTTCCAGCATATCGGGGATGCAGGTGTTTCCCAACATGGGACAATCTTCGTATAGCGCGAGCAAGGCCGGACTTAACTTCCTGACAATGCACCTTGCGGACGAATTTCGTGCCTTTGGGATCAAGGTCAATGCGATTGCTCCCGATGCATTTCCCTCGAGGATTGCGACAAGCAGAGTGGCCGAGGCGATCGTGCGCCTCGATTCTTCCGAAGTGACGGGCAAAATCCTGGTTATCGAGCCGAGCGGCGAGCAGTTAATATGA
- a CDS encoding AAA family ATPase has protein sequence MSTSLSLQFKEELEKTYADIRSGLFEVYGPDILHRLLIPPYWTLETLGTLFPRIDCETFFAQAHYLGLGKIEKDGQWLSIDTVGRHEAIRIIGGDAVQRLAAYLLQDTASKINGAIKASSNPNNIPEVLADWATLAQLAPSNVVSRLITNSDDESLDDRLIAAASPIAELMGGECAAAVAQLKRRQLRRVVDFRERRALACFLPRAQQIDAVNSLLAPGTREWALHVIGHGGFGKTMLVRHVVTELAPARGYAAARIDFDLLSPDFPVIEPGQLLLALARDLQDRYGLVSTDSSYSRVAYESASTQEISGLEHWDVSPRGREEATKDPLGFVRSDQFRRLLYAFQDFLESLQMPVLLVLDTCEELARLRLGAEKLPQVEAMLAILEAVQRMVPSVRVLFAGRRYLAQGGARWTANTPDRKALPEVRPYLCLHEVKPFDQVEAMNYLFDKRHLDKFKVGKNSAICKRLLEVCRDPKTNGYNPFDLNLYTSWLTDDPKAAAQILDRSDIDPYVNTRILGRIDDPDVKKAVYALIVLGQANRAFLIGSLALPEARAHVVEAELVNLEWVDTSPEAGTLSISPRLATRLKHYFRQFMVTERNQTERRLRSHLQSLMDDDGFQDADKFTIGAAAQLLEAPTFGRLWDQLCEQFTREGNREGLQNIAAYLLDDDGGTPLVGPHHRCRSGVLADYAAVIDPSSPEYESAWTEVHDLADKYPTDRRQSLRLTAVNALSVLGEGVLTADILIDPLAELTAEGDDHLMSSQVNAVEALLDKRLRMGTLARKQAKRIAAWANRIEDSHPLKLPALLCSVRALMLSNQIDEAKHESDRLLDRISRAKPISSLSLWTAPQDFMSLTLLHLALGIPDFLLLSNSSSSPKSHKAVSNAILRSSDSMEGDRLASLWIAMRSNRAIYATMLSDSERFSKTTFWGLHDSKLPVASLVPPLYVSIGRDICRHGGIVEAMQYCDSIDRILGHAETDERLWITKLQFEFIGSCRSRRYLEVLQQNLSRRESHSTKNLRWLSILTGEPIDGDLLPRDSWHERFSTEFAPVPEAYHGHYQPSNRRKEAPAIRHEELDQFEIDLLNPKAKDIRVPKPWNSRAYVEKHLYRADEVANVVWRRFGLGVGDEDLDYWQDLVGYVRFAEIGCEEALLVARRLPQVAHRILRQVFEHLGNVNEYPSVLRMLGKNAHANPSRFLADLARVDNPYRAMQILGYAVEDPATQPKPTRKALTKSASARAPDIFITSTSQAEFTESWGSTIVVGGEQHNMIIPSIMEIAPQNLRSTKNLRKQIRTALSGPGNSEEGLPIVANALHSAWPWEAIFPQLVRVRSSRLTHRIVREVVGSSIPGPILVGAADARFASQQWAPELNLALGKAPRTPFVSVLPSKMPSFSLSYRILHLVGRGDQTFKEFRLLFPDESPSKADIGQTNSLGLRSRDIPASACQLIIVQGEPSLDFRRGNSNLIDTASLRGFAAELSAAGARFVLMIPSMPKLASALVVARISHEFGARRASITRISLLNLIQDLQSQIPDHDWTQEALREITLFVNEN, from the coding sequence ATGAGTACATCGCTGAGTTTGCAGTTTAAGGAAGAGCTGGAGAAAACCTATGCAGATATCAGATCGGGTCTGTTCGAAGTTTATGGTCCGGATATCCTTCACCGACTTCTCATTCCCCCTTATTGGACTTTGGAGACCCTGGGCACACTGTTTCCTCGCATAGACTGCGAGACATTCTTTGCTCAAGCCCACTACCTTGGACTGGGAAAGATCGAGAAAGACGGTCAATGGCTCAGTATTGACACCGTGGGACGCCACGAGGCAATTCGGATCATAGGCGGCGACGCGGTACAACGGCTAGCCGCATACTTGCTGCAAGACACAGCGAGCAAAATCAATGGTGCCATCAAGGCGTCAAGCAACCCCAACAACATCCCTGAAGTTTTGGCCGACTGGGCTACTCTCGCCCAATTGGCCCCGTCCAATGTGGTGTCTCGTCTCATAACCAATTCGGATGACGAATCACTGGATGACAGGCTTATTGCGGCAGCCAGCCCTATCGCCGAACTGATGGGGGGAGAATGTGCAGCCGCAGTCGCCCAACTCAAGCGAAGACAGCTCCGCCGAGTGGTCGACTTTCGGGAACGACGGGCTCTGGCATGCTTCCTACCCCGGGCTCAGCAGATCGACGCTGTCAATTCGCTCCTGGCCCCAGGTACCAGGGAGTGGGCTCTGCACGTTATCGGCCATGGTGGATTTGGCAAGACGATGCTGGTTCGCCACGTCGTCACCGAGCTGGCGCCCGCGCGAGGGTACGCGGCCGCGAGAATCGACTTTGATCTCCTCAGCCCCGATTTTCCCGTCATTGAGCCCGGACAGTTGCTGTTGGCCCTCGCCCGAGACCTGCAAGACCGATACGGCTTGGTCAGTACCGACAGCTCTTACTCTCGCGTGGCTTACGAGTCGGCCTCCACCCAAGAGATTTCTGGGCTCGAACACTGGGATGTTAGTCCCCGGGGCCGCGAAGAGGCGACCAAGGACCCGCTCGGTTTTGTCCGCTCGGACCAATTCCGCCGCTTGCTCTACGCTTTTCAAGACTTCCTCGAGAGCTTGCAAATGCCAGTCCTCTTGGTGTTGGATACGTGCGAAGAACTGGCCCGCTTGCGCTTGGGCGCCGAGAAGCTGCCGCAGGTAGAAGCCATGTTGGCGATTCTGGAGGCAGTGCAAAGGATGGTCCCTTCCGTTCGCGTCCTCTTTGCCGGACGGCGGTATCTGGCGCAAGGGGGCGCTCGCTGGACGGCGAATACTCCCGATCGAAAGGCTCTTCCCGAGGTGCGACCCTACCTGTGCCTCCACGAAGTCAAACCGTTTGATCAGGTCGAGGCCATGAACTACCTGTTCGACAAGCGCCACTTGGACAAATTCAAAGTTGGGAAGAATTCAGCCATCTGCAAGCGACTTTTAGAGGTGTGTCGTGACCCCAAAACCAATGGATACAATCCGTTCGATCTTAATTTGTATACGTCCTGGCTAACCGACGATCCTAAGGCGGCCGCGCAAATCCTCGATCGAAGCGACATCGACCCCTACGTCAACACCCGCATTCTGGGGCGAATCGACGACCCTGACGTCAAGAAGGCCGTTTACGCGTTGATCGTCCTCGGTCAAGCCAACCGTGCATTTTTGATCGGATCGTTGGCCTTGCCCGAAGCCCGTGCTCATGTCGTCGAAGCCGAGCTTGTGAATTTGGAATGGGTGGACACCAGTCCCGAAGCTGGCACCCTCTCCATCTCTCCGCGTCTGGCAACAAGACTGAAACATTACTTCAGGCAATTCATGGTGACGGAGCGGAACCAAACCGAAAGGCGCCTTCGCAGTCATCTCCAATCGCTCATGGACGACGACGGATTCCAGGATGCCGACAAATTCACCATCGGAGCCGCCGCTCAACTGCTCGAAGCCCCTACGTTCGGACGGCTCTGGGACCAACTCTGCGAGCAATTCACCCGCGAGGGTAACCGAGAAGGTTTACAGAACATCGCCGCCTACCTCTTGGACGACGATGGGGGAACGCCCCTGGTGGGTCCCCACCATCGTTGCCGATCCGGCGTCCTGGCCGATTACGCGGCCGTGATCGATCCTTCGTCGCCTGAATACGAATCGGCTTGGACCGAAGTACACGACCTTGCCGACAAATACCCCACCGACCGCCGTCAGTCTCTACGCCTTACGGCCGTCAACGCGCTAAGCGTTTTAGGAGAAGGGGTCCTCACAGCTGATATTTTGATCGATCCGCTCGCTGAACTTACAGCCGAAGGAGATGACCATCTGATGTCCAGTCAAGTCAACGCGGTCGAAGCCTTACTCGATAAGCGCTTGCGAATGGGAACGCTCGCGCGAAAGCAAGCAAAGAGGATTGCGGCGTGGGCTAATCGGATAGAAGATTCACATCCGCTGAAGCTTCCTGCCCTGTTGTGCTCCGTCCGCGCATTGATGCTTTCCAATCAAATCGACGAAGCCAAGCATGAATCGGACCGCCTTCTGGATCGAATATCGAGAGCTAAGCCAATTTCAAGCCTCTCCTTGTGGACGGCACCGCAAGACTTTATGTCCTTAACGCTTTTACATCTCGCACTGGGGATTCCGGACTTTCTACTACTGTCCAATTCTTCTTCTAGTCCGAAGAGTCATAAGGCCGTGTCGAATGCGATACTCCGCAGCTCCGACTCTATGGAAGGAGACCGATTGGCTTCCCTATGGATCGCGATGAGATCAAATCGGGCCATTTATGCGACCATGCTATCCGACAGTGAGCGCTTCTCAAAGACGACGTTTTGGGGTCTGCACGACTCAAAATTACCGGTCGCCTCGCTCGTACCTCCCCTTTACGTATCGATCGGCAGAGACATTTGTCGTCATGGTGGGATCGTTGAAGCCATGCAATACTGCGATTCCATCGATCGGATCTTAGGTCACGCCGAAACGGATGAACGGCTTTGGATCACGAAGTTGCAGTTTGAATTCATTGGATCGTGTCGGTCTAGGCGATATCTGGAAGTCCTTCAACAAAATCTATCGAGAAGAGAATCGCACTCCACAAAAAACCTGCGGTGGCTCTCGATTCTCACCGGCGAGCCAATCGACGGTGACCTTCTACCGCGCGATTCGTGGCACGAGCGATTCTCCACCGAATTTGCCCCGGTGCCAGAAGCCTACCATGGCCACTACCAGCCCTCCAATCGCCGGAAGGAAGCTCCAGCCATTCGCCATGAAGAGCTCGACCAGTTCGAAATCGATCTGCTAAACCCAAAGGCGAAGGATATAAGGGTCCCTAAACCGTGGAATTCCCGCGCCTATGTGGAAAAGCATCTCTATCGGGCCGACGAAGTTGCGAACGTGGTGTGGAGACGCTTTGGCTTAGGGGTCGGTGACGAGGATTTAGACTATTGGCAAGACTTGGTCGGTTATGTTCGCTTTGCCGAGATCGGATGTGAGGAAGCCCTCCTTGTGGCCCGAAGGCTGCCACAGGTGGCACATCGCATTCTCCGCCAAGTCTTCGAACACTTGGGCAATGTAAATGAGTATCCGTCAGTTCTGCGCATGCTGGGCAAGAATGCGCATGCGAATCCGTCTCGGTTTCTGGCCGATCTTGCTCGAGTGGACAATCCCTACCGCGCGATGCAGATACTGGGCTACGCCGTGGAGGATCCCGCGACCCAACCCAAACCAACCAGGAAAGCTCTGACGAAGAGCGCATCGGCCCGTGCCCCCGACATCTTCATCACGAGCACCTCCCAAGCTGAATTTACGGAGTCCTGGGGATCGACCATTGTAGTCGGCGGCGAGCAACATAACATGATCATTCCCAGTATCATGGAGATAGCCCCACAAAATCTGCGTTCGACAAAGAACCTCCGAAAGCAGATAAGGACCGCTCTTTCGGGCCCAGGGAATTCTGAGGAAGGATTGCCGATCGTGGCAAACGCCCTCCATTCGGCTTGGCCGTGGGAAGCGATTTTTCCTCAATTGGTCAGAGTCAGGTCATCTCGCTTGACCCATCGCATCGTTCGCGAAGTGGTGGGAAGTTCAATACCGGGGCCCATACTCGTGGGCGCCGCAGACGCGAGATTTGCTTCTCAACAATGGGCTCCAGAGCTCAACCTGGCGCTGGGCAAGGCACCAAGGACCCCATTTGTGAGTGTTTTGCCATCCAAGATGCCAAGTTTCTCTTTGTCCTATCGAATCTTGCACTTAGTTGGCCGCGGCGATCAGACCTTTAAGGAGTTTCGTCTCCTTTTCCCCGACGAGTCCCCTTCCAAAGCCGACATTGGCCAAACGAATTCTCTGGGCCTTCGTTCGAGAGACATCCCCGCGAGCGCCTGCCAATTAATCATCGTTCAGGGCGAACCGTCCTTGGACTTTCGACGAGGCAATTCTAACCTGATTGATACCGCTTCTCTCCGGGGGTTTGCCGCCGAACTCAGCGCCGCCGGTGCTAGATTCGTCCTCATGATCCCAAGCATGCCGAAATTGGCCTCGGCGTTAGTGGTAGCTCGGATATCCCATGAGTTTGGTGCCCGTCGCGCAAGCATCACGAGAATCAGCCTGCTGAACCTCATTCAAGATCTTCAATCTCAGATACCCGATCACGACTGGACCCAAGAAGCCCTGCGCGAGATTACGCTCTTCGTGAATGAAAACTAG
- a CDS encoding glycosyltransferase: protein MRIDIPPSYFEVADERLAAHVPSSAQRILDVDCASGALAMRLKEGRPDREIWGIERSEEMASEARRNGVDRVIVGDVERMASFPLPKDYFDCIICSDILEALRHPSRCLESLHDHLRPSGSLLCRVSNKCHWSFVVGLLSGGHGHESDLGPHGFAPPTVLNLLFASGYGIVAEDRLAITNPEVIAVLTSAAEALGADAESSRRNLNTYQLIYEAKKVLPRIDFATSGVLGEGVQGLSSIIVVAYNSASTIAPCLASLLATIGDQDEIIVVDNASGDDTCGIVLNFANRDPRVQLIRSPSNLGFAKGSNLGLSKSKGEYLALVNPDVVVTDGWLGALQKRLDLDGVGLAGPLSDNIAGDQFVGHYVRGTNLTTASLSDICRENLAGSTLWTKLLIGLCVMAKRSLLDQIGLLDEDLFLGSDDLELSWRIRTHGLRLAVAMDAFVHHKGGVSFASQPKDLTKQLVFESTECLLSKIRETYGWVPSSVDIWGVDIIHK from the coding sequence ATGAGAATAGACATTCCACCTTCGTACTTTGAAGTAGCCGATGAACGACTTGCGGCACACGTTCCAAGCTCGGCACAGCGCATTTTAGACGTTGACTGCGCCTCTGGTGCCTTGGCCATGCGGTTAAAAGAGGGTCGCCCGGATCGTGAAATCTGGGGGATCGAACGATCGGAAGAGATGGCCTCGGAAGCCCGTCGTAATGGTGTCGATAGAGTCATCGTGGGAGATGTTGAGCGCATGGCTTCCTTCCCTCTTCCAAAGGACTATTTCGACTGTATTATCTGCAGTGATATTCTTGAGGCCCTAAGGCATCCGAGCCGCTGCTTAGAAAGCCTTCACGATCACTTGAGGCCCTCGGGATCCTTATTGTGCCGCGTTAGTAACAAGTGTCACTGGTCTTTCGTGGTCGGATTGCTATCTGGCGGCCATGGGCACGAGAGTGACCTGGGCCCACACGGGTTTGCGCCGCCCACAGTTCTCAACCTGCTTTTTGCCTCCGGCTATGGAATTGTCGCCGAGGACCGATTGGCGATTACCAATCCAGAAGTCATTGCTGTCCTCACCAGCGCAGCCGAGGCGCTGGGGGCCGATGCCGAAAGCTCTCGCCGAAATCTCAACACATATCAACTGATTTATGAGGCCAAAAAAGTTCTTCCGAGAATAGACTTTGCCACGTCCGGCGTTCTAGGAGAAGGTGTGCAGGGCCTTTCTTCCATCATCGTTGTGGCCTACAATTCGGCCAGCACCATTGCGCCTTGCTTGGCTTCTTTGCTGGCCACGATTGGAGACCAGGACGAAATCATCGTGGTTGACAATGCGTCGGGCGACGACACCTGTGGGATAGTCTTGAATTTCGCAAATCGGGACCCTCGCGTGCAACTCATCAGGAGCCCATCGAATTTAGGCTTCGCCAAGGGCAGCAATCTCGGGTTGTCGAAGAGCAAAGGCGAATACCTCGCCCTCGTCAATCCGGATGTTGTCGTTACCGATGGCTGGCTGGGGGCATTGCAAAAGCGACTCGATCTCGATGGAGTGGGTTTGGCGGGACCCTTATCCGACAATATTGCCGGCGATCAGTTCGTAGGGCACTATGTACGGGGAACAAATCTGACGACGGCATCCCTTAGCGACATTTGCCGAGAGAATCTTGCCGGATCGACGCTCTGGACGAAGCTTCTGATAGGGCTCTGCGTGATGGCAAAACGATCCTTACTCGACCAGATAGGCTTATTGGACGAAGACCTCTTTCTTGGCAGTGACGATCTCGAACTTTCATGGCGAATACGGACTCACGGATTGCGGTTGGCCGTCGCGATGGACGCATTCGTTCACCACAAAGGCGGCGTTAGCTTTGCAAGTCAACCAAAAGATCTAACCAAGCAGCTCGTCTTTGAAAGCACAGAGTGCCTGCTGAGCAAAATTCGAGAAACCTACGGATGGGTCCCATCCTCGGTCGACATTTGGGGAGTGGACATCATCCACAAGTAA
- a CDS encoding 2OG-Fe(II) oxygenase, with protein sequence MIIGQTTTASSGATRIDSLEGILQNRRWLYRSEPYGHYTAANVFTAEFYGEVARQYMELLGRGLSESPQEGRFSRLNGNYDAYLMRFEPGQEGPLSLFTSRAWHDMVAGLFQIDATGDVDGALHHHAIGGRNGRIHNDLNPGWFISQPPHGGVNVTDPKICSYTSGKTAPGFTSRETARAVAVLFYLCNDGWRPGDGGETGLYMNEDDPIESPIGVVPPINNSLLAFECTPYSFHTFLSNRRLARNCIVMWVHRTKEETISRWGWNKVVPW encoded by the coding sequence ATGATTATCGGTCAAACAACAACAGCGTCTTCCGGTGCAACAAGGATAGATTCATTAGAAGGCATCCTTCAGAATCGTCGATGGCTTTATCGGTCCGAGCCTTACGGTCATTACACCGCCGCCAACGTTTTTACGGCTGAGTTTTACGGCGAAGTAGCAAGACAGTACATGGAGTTACTGGGTAGGGGACTATCAGAAAGTCCGCAGGAGGGAAGGTTCTCTCGACTCAACGGAAATTACGACGCCTATCTGATGCGCTTCGAGCCTGGCCAAGAGGGTCCGCTCTCACTCTTTACATCCAGAGCGTGGCACGACATGGTTGCCGGTCTCTTCCAAATCGATGCGACGGGCGATGTCGATGGCGCTCTGCATCATCATGCAATTGGTGGCCGAAACGGAAGGATTCATAACGACCTCAATCCTGGGTGGTTTATTTCCCAGCCTCCCCATGGGGGAGTGAACGTGACCGACCCCAAGATTTGTTCTTACACTTCCGGGAAGACCGCACCCGGGTTCACTTCCCGAGAGACGGCTCGCGCGGTAGCGGTCTTGTTCTATTTATGCAACGACGGGTGGAGGCCGGGCGATGGAGGGGAGACCGGGCTTTACATGAATGAGGATGATCCCATCGAATCGCCGATCGGCGTCGTGCCTCCGATCAATAACTCCTTGCTGGCTTTCGAATGCACACCCTACTCCTTTCACACCTTCCTGTCTAATAGAAGACTGGCGCGAAACTGTATCGTCATGTGGGTCCACCGCACCAAGGAAGAAACGATTTCCAGGTGGGGTTGGAATAAGGTTGTGCCATGGTAG